The following proteins come from a genomic window of Triticum aestivum cultivar Chinese Spring chromosome 6A, IWGSC CS RefSeq v2.1, whole genome shotgun sequence:
- the LOC123127755 gene encoding protein ROOT HAIR DEFECTIVE 3 homolog 2 — protein sequence MAADGSERHTAQVVGAEGEMDGPALERFAAAAGLVQRGLSYAVVSIFGPQGSGKSTLLNHLFGTSFTEMDALKGRNQTTKGIWVAEAVGIEPFTLVMDLEGTDGRERGEDDTAFEKQSALFALAVSDIVMINLWCHDIGREHAANRPLLKTIFEVLMRLFSPRKTTLLLVIRDKTKTPVEYLAQALKEDIHKIWDSVPKPEVFKKAALSEFFNVEVTALSSYEENEELFKEQVGKLRHKFIHSIDPGGLAADRRGVIPASGFCISAMHIWKVIRENKDLNLPAHKIMVATVRCEDIADEKLRCFMLDEGWLELEAAVTSGPVRSFGMKLSDIIDFYLLDYDMETMYFDEGVRTVKRQQLQSEIVNHTHPAFETVIEHLHCTVLSKFKNDLEQLLRSGERFAASARHCAQSSSVEFEAGWRDAVVKHADWDATNSRNKLQQSMEVHTACLRIAKLDELKATYKKKLLDALSGPVQSILETGERDSWASIRRLYRRETEHIILTFSDSLSEYELDQTTSVEMVLELREHAKCTVVKKAREEAGNILIRMKGRFSTVLSHDKDLMPRTWMANEDIHAITREARLAALRLMSVMAAVRLDDKPDKIDRALMVSLLDGGPLCWKRSIEFTSDPLASTTWQEVSPQDTLITPVQCKSIWRQFKAETEYPVAQAILMQEAHRRSNNSLPPAWTILVLAILGFNEFMFLLRNPVYILGLFLAFVLSYAVWLQYDIRAYFRHGTVSGLITVSSSLLPTIMDIVTAIINMSHRKKHSLHRSRRAPPYHAQSLSNQSQQHAEVHYHASPDSPSSVDSSSGGDS from the exons ATGGCGGCCGATGGCTCCGAGCGCCACACGGCGCAGGTGGTGGGCGCTGAGGGGGAGATGGACGGCCCCGCGCTGGAGCGgttcgcggcggcggcggggctcgtgCAGCGCGGCCTCTCCTACGCCGTCGTCTCCATCTTTGGGCCCCAGGGCAGCG GGAAAAGCACCCTGCTCAACCATCTCTTCGGGACAAGCTTCACCGAGATGGATGCCTTGAAAGGAAG GAATCAGACCACCAAGGGGATTTGGGTTGCCGAAGCTGTTGGCATCGAGCCGTTCACTCTTGTGATGGATTTGGAGGGGACGGATGGGAGGGAAAGAGGGGAG GATGATACAGCCTTTGAGAAGCAGAGTGCCCTTTTCGCTCTTGCAGTTTCTGATATTGTAATGATAAATTT GTGGTGTCATGACATAGGCCGAGAACATGCGGCTAACAGGCCTCTTTTGAAAACTATATTTGAG GTTTTGATGCGTTTATTCAGCCCTCGGAAAACGACGCTACTGCTTGTGATCCGTGATAAAACAAAG ACTCCCGTAGAGTATCTTGCCCAGGCTCTAAAGGAGGATATCCACAAG ATATGGGATTCTGTTCCCAAACCAGAAGTCTTCAAGAAAGCTGCGCTAAGCGAATTCTTCAAT GTGGAGGTCACCGCATTGTCAAGTTATGAAGAGAACGAAGAACTATTTAAGGAGCAG GTTGGGAAACTCAGGCACAAGTTTATTCATTCAATCGATCCTGGTGGTTTAGCAGCTGATAGAAGAGGTGTCATACCTGCTTCAGGTTTCTGTATTAGCGCAATGCATATCTGGAAAGTAATACGAGAAAATAAGGACCTTAACCTTCCCGCTCACAAG ATCATGGTTGCTACTGTTCGTTGTGAAGACATTGCGGATGAAAAGCTTAGATGTTTTATGTTGGATGAG GGTTGGTTGGAGCTGGAGGCAGCTGTAACATCCGGTCCAGTACGAAGCTTTGGCATGAAGCTTAGCGACATTATTGATTTTTATCTATTAGA CTATGACATGGAAACCATGTACTTCGACGAAGGTGTGAGAACTGTCAAACGTCAACAGTTACAATCTGAAATTGTAAAT CACACGCACCCTGCTTTTGAGACAGTGATAGAACACCTGCATTGCACGGTCCTCAGTAAATTCAAAAACGATCTAGAACAATTATTGAGGAGTGGTGAGAGATTTGCAGCATCAGCTCGTCATTGTGCCCAGTCTTCATCAGTAGAGTTTGAGGCAGGATGGAGAG ATGCAGTAGTTAAACATGCAGACTGGGATGCTACAAATAGCAGGAACAAACTGCAGCAGAGTATGGAAGTTCATACAGCATGTTTGAGGATTGCAAAATTGGATGAACTAAAAGCTACTTATAAG AAGAAGCTCTTGGATGCACTTTCTGGACCTGTACAATCAATCCTGGAAACTGGCGAGCGAGACTCTTGGGCATCTATTAGGAGATTATATAGGCGTGAGACCGAACATATTATATTGACATTTTCAGATTCCCTTTCTGAGTATGAACTAGATCAGACAACTTCTGTTGAAATGGTCTTAGAATTAAGGGAACATGCAAAATGTACAGTAGTAAAGAAAGCTCGAGAAGAAGCTGGAAACATCCTTATTCGTATGAAAGGAAG GTTTTCAACTGTGTTGAGCCATGATAAAGATTTGATGCCAAGGACATGGATGGCAAATGAAGATATACATGCAATCACCCGAGAAGCACGCTTAGCG GCGTTAAGGCTTATGTCGGTAATGGCAGCTGTAAGGTTGGATGATAAACCAGATAAAATAGACCGGGCTCTGATGGTTTCTCTTCTAGATGGAGGACCACTTTGCTGGAAGAGGAGCATCGAGTTCACTTCTGATCCACTAGCTTCAACCACATGGCAAGAG GTGTCACCACAGGATACACTAATCACACCAGTGCAGTGTAAATCCATCTGGAGGCAATTCAAAGCTGAGACGGAGTATCCTGTTGCACAAGCAATTTTGATGCAG GAAGCACACAGACGTAGTAATAATTCATTACCACCTGCGTGGACCATTCTTGTTCTTGCAATACTTGGATTCAACGAATTTATGTTTCTTCTTAG GAACCCTGTATATATTCTGGGGCTCTTTCTCGCTTTTGTTCTATCCTATGCTGTATGGTTGCAATACGACATTAGGGCTTATTTCCGTCACGGCACT